Proteins from a single region of Nomia melanderi isolate GNS246 chromosome 11, iyNomMela1, whole genome shotgun sequence:
- the PsGEF gene encoding protostome-specific GEF isoform X1, which produces MLKWTVSRSLSANSSTPHGPPSLNKAPRRPFRDLSNTPPAAGTKTRNIPSQADENVAARTTPARRRRCRSHGSDLRTYFQATKPNLRPTKRQSMSRQPEKSSVTESFYQSTPRVDADIGPLTLFPAGSKCPTALTLPTDPALFMKSRAKNFQSDNELPQNIVNEARANLQSHVSDFFQQISMATSPEDVMESDSVPLAKNRLYSPSGEAKPKLPGSVKTAYLPKLARITKIHARCKTPYHTKNAAAVSPFKAKSHGQTPLAGKLSHLAIDQDLPKFENMDNTVTEVLNREQEMNFTGKTVAEILLGDAEERKKVLEGSREEENLTKSDHTYETIVEQEENAEDESARHNDSSVSSASQLLEDPSPMSWAFSSPPDELDGEFTLKRQRGIRRKRHRKDNEKMYEGKRAKRRLSSHSPSTSGQPPLSQDTLVEAVNPNVKKLALETDLDSTLDEKCAFAPKELFGGLDEPPKDEELGRKASSWELDSPKSTVTDDFHSSKSLLNSVSNTPEAPLVATVRRCLKFSPESEPPRPNCHGSIEIEYSVAGDQIHVRVIRCKDLRRAYEGPVHAYVKASLKNTNGEGVVKRTAVHRATPNPVFHETLILPCPASNNHCASKPTSLDIAVWHRDRRARRSELLGCMTLPLPLSQDKEATWHPLEPGTGRNTSSLYAGMPQDCGVSPPLSKDGEPDNNNSGGENLTYLRHLELEPIDPLTGLPLHPGFTARGGRTPCTVTRRLIRQTTANQVPWGFSLSWGRPPRVERVDPGSPAERSGLRPGDHVVFVDTTNVVTRPREEILGLIQAATNQLILEVYRKGGHVHSSMHRPSSMNVSLQQPVSGGQHAVAFNAEVFPNLAPDAPPEEELTVRETRYWGVLKSGHTRFMAPLAERRDVLSAADYLILFQNLDELLKISEEIRDEGGGVDSYLCRVPRITAAYRRYLSGLQRACCLLVALRRNTAFAKLVCEPAVPQKRRPDLTGVLLLPLEHYREMTRLLGLASPRNCQQARDLAQGYREATANAGVMEPPRDTGRPLLSLQEVESRLVFARCRPFTLAMPGRQWLFGGALAKVEGRARLQPSWALLLTDLLVFARVSRDRVLFVTEEPLRLSNVAEACFTVRKRPTEFRLQVAINPNGNNENGHVEVSNSGGCSPHSRPRRRVLVLRAPTPELKAVWHNLLQRQIIYVNTGYGGTPSQDSPEESPITGSNFATIRESTESSQTIRETPKPDEEKESRSAESIETIIKNSREDNHLAQWVRNSHQIPPPDHEEAPIEEWTAEELAARAPKESIGESDGGQNTPAEEVVTEVGNSDVEQQSTASSASLSTVKSNSVSTKKNGSLGSSKENSTSSINICRRCHRSGCPTPPLTRDPFSPLPPKISVVPPTPDLCTKHRLRNGLYDSPGRNSPSYTPADGNTEDGSEDDLDCDGEPPYRALRRFGTMSSLDQDDELEEQGDEENRDTESPPTGLRAWTARASSYVVSKMVLLEQLSEGVGGYLLQPPVPPERTEYSLDPNDEEGTTSGATSGDDIWGTPTSGGPDDESFPASSVIIQTISRSYDTSAFEGTGASSSKCRSPPPNGAGNAAGSGEDNYGLNLSTEDDADQESENEDCSLPELNMDQLLGSGSLSSLRCFLGRRRLEPLPEEEDSPGSGKDQVGWW; this is translated from the exons ATGCTGAAGTGGACGGTTTCGAGATCGTTGTCAGCGAACAGCTCGACGCCTCACGGCCCGCCTAGCCTGAACAAGGCGCCCCGCAGACCTTTTCGGGACTTGTCGAACACGCCTCCCGCAGCTGGGACCAAGACCAGGAACATACCTAGCCAGGCCGACGAGAACGTCGCGGCGAGGACCACGCCGGCTCGCAGGAGGAGATGCAGGAGCCACGGAAGCGATTTGAGAACCTACTTTCAG GCAACGAAGCCTAATCTGCGGCCGACGAAACGTCAGTCGATGTCACGGCAGCCGGAGAAATCATCGGTCACGGAGAGCTTCTATCAGAGCACGCCGCGGGTCGACGCCGACATTGGCCCGCTGACGCTGTTCCCCGCCGGCAGCAAATGCCCGACGGCTCTGACCCTGCCAACCGATCCCGCGCTTTTTATGAAGAGCAGAGCGAAAAACTTCCAGAGCGACAACGAGCTGCCGCAGAACATCGTGAACGAGGCCAGGGCGAACCTGCAGTCGCACGTCTCGGACTTCTTCCAGCAGATCTCGATGGCCACCAGCCCGGAGGACGTGATGGAGTCCGACTCCGTTCCCCTGGCGAAGAACAGGCTCTACTCCCCTAGCGGCGAGGCCAAGCCGAAGCTGCCCGGCTCCGTGAAGACCGCTTATCTGCCGAAACTGGCGAGGATCACGAAGATCCACGCGCGATGCAAGACGCCCTACCACACCAAGAACGCCGCGGCCGTCAGTCCTTTCAAAGCCAAGAGTCACGGCCAAACGCCGCTGGCTGGGAAACTCTCGCACTTGGCCATCGACCAGGATCTGCCTAAATTCGAAAATATGGACAACACCGTGACGGAGGTCCTCAACAG GGAGCAGGAGATGAATTTCACGGGGAAAACCGTGGCGGAGATCCTGCTGGGGGACGCGGAGGAGAGGAAGAAGGTGTTGGAAGGAAGCCGCGAGGAGGAGAACCTCACGAAATCGGACCACACGTACGAGACGATCGTCGAGCAAGAGGAGAACGCGGAGGACGAGTCGGCCCGCCACAACGACAGCTCGGTCTCCTCGGCTAGTCAGCTCCTGGAGGACCCGTCCCCCATGTCCTGGGCGTTCTCTTCTCCGCCCGACGAGCTGGACGGCGAGTTCACGTTGAAGAGGCAGCGGGGCATCCGGAGGAAGCGGCATCGCAAGGACAACGAGAAGATGTACGAGGGCAAGCGAGCGAAGAGGCGGCTGTCCAGCCACAGTCCCTCGACCAGCGGCCAACCACCGCTGTCCCAGGACACCCTGGTGGAAGCTGTGAATCCCAACGTGAAGAAGCTCGCCCTGGAAACCGACCTGGACTCGACTCTGGACGAGAAATGCGCGTTCGCGCCGAAAGAGCTGTTCGGCGGCCTCGACGAGCCGCCCAAGGACGAGGAGCTCGGCAGGAAAGCTAGCTCCTGGGAGCTGGACAGCCCGAAGTCGACGGTCACCGACGACTTTCACAGCTCGAAATCCTTGCTGAACTCGGTGTCGAACACGCCGGAGGCACCGCTGGTCGCGACCGTCAGGAGATGCTTGAAATTCAGCCCGGAGAGCGAGCCGCCGCGGCCGAACTGCCACGGCTCGATCGAGATCGAGTACTCCGTTGCGGGCGATCAGATACACGTCAGAG TGATACGGTGCAAGGACCTCAGGAGGGCATACGAGGGCCCGGTCCACGCTTACGTGAAGGCGAGCCTGAAGAACACGAACGGCGAGGGGGTGGTGAAGAGGACAGCGGTGCACAGGGCCACGCCGAATCCCGTTTTCCACGAGACCTTGATACTGCCCTGTCCGGCGAGCAACAATCACTGCGCCAGCAAGCCTACGTCCCTGGACATCGCGGTGTGGCACAGGGATCGTCGCGCAAG ACGTAGCGAACTGCTGGGCTGCATGACTCTGCCTCTACCGCTATCGCAGGACAAG GAAGCGACATGGCATCCGCTAGAACCAGGAACCGGACGAAACACGAGCAGTCTGTACGCGGGCATGCCGCAGGATTGCGGAGTCTCGCCGCCCCTGTCCAAGGACGGGGAACCAGATAATAATAATTCGGGAGGCGAGAACTTGACGTATCTGAGGCACCTCGAATTGGAACCGATCGATCCTTTGACCGGTTTACCGCTGCACCCGGGGTTCACGGCTAGAGGCGGCAGGACACCTTGCACCGTCACGAGGAGACTGATCAGACAGACGACAGCTAACCAG GTGCCATGGGGATTCTCGTTGTCCTGGGGAAGGCCGCCCCGCGTGGAGCGCGTGGACCCCGGCAGCCCGGCGGAGCGGTCCGGCCTGAGGCCAGGTGACCACGTAGTCTTCGTGGACACGACGAACGTGGTGACGCGGCCGCGGGAGGAGATCCTCGGCTTGATCCAGGCGGCCACGAATCAGCTGATTCTCGAGGTCTACCGGAAGGGAGGACACGTTCACTCGTCGATGCACCGACCCAGCTCGATGAACGTCAGCCTGCAGCAGCCGGTCTCCGGTGGACAGCACGCGGTCGCGTTCAACGCCGAG GTCTTCCCGAACCTGGCGCCCGACGCGCCGCCCGAGGAGGAGCTGACCGTCAGAGAGACGCGGTACTGGGGCGTGTTGAAGAGCGGGCACACGCGTTTCATGGCGCCGCTGGCCGAGAGGCGAGACGTCCTCTCCGCCGCGGACTACCTGATACTCTTCCAAAACCTGGACGAACTGCTCAAGATCTCCGAGGAGATACGCGACGAGGGCGGCGGGGTGGACAGTTACCTGTGCAGGGTCCCGCGAATCACCGCCGCCTACAGGAGATACCTGAGCGGCCTGCAACGGGCCTGCTGCCTTCTGGTCGCCCTCAGGAGGAACACGGCGTTCGCGAAACTCGTCTGCGAGCCCGCCGTTCCGCAGAAAAGGCGACCCGATCTGACGGGCGTACTGCTTCTGCCGCTGGAGCACTATAG AGAGATGACGAGACTGTTGGGACTGGCCTCGCCGAGGAACTGCCAGCAAGCGCGAGACCTCGCTCAGGGGTACAGGGAGGCGACGGCGAACGCCGGGGTCATGGAACCGCCCCGCGACACTGGCAGACCTTTGCTCAGCTTGCAGGAAGTCGAGTCCCGACTGGTCTTCGCGAGATGCAGACCATTCACCTTGGCGATGCCCGGAAGACAATG GCTGTTCGGGGGTGCGCTCGCGAAGGTCGAAGGCCGCGCCCGCCTGCAGCCCTCTTGGGCCCTGCTGCTGACCGACCTCCTGGTGTTCGCTCGCGTCTCCAGGGACCGCGTTCTGTTCGTGACCGAGGAGCCCCTGCGGCTGTCGAACGTCGCCGAGGCCTGCTTCACGGTCCGCAAGAGGCCGACCGAGTTCCGGCTGCAGGTCGCCATCAACCCGAACGGGAACAACGAGAACGGCCACGTGGAAGTGAGCAACAGCGGTGGCTGCAGCCCCCACAGTCGGCCGCGGAGGCGGGTGCTGGTTCTACGCGCTCCCACCCCGGAGCTGAAAGCCGTCTGGCACAACCTCCTTCAGCGGCAAAT AATCTATGTGAATACAGGATACGGGGGGACGCCGAGCCAGGACAGTCCGGAAGAGAGTCCGATCACTGGTAGCAATTTCGCCACCATTAGGGAGTCCACGGAAAGCTCGCAG ACCATCAGGGAAACGCCGAAGCCCGACGAGGAGAAGGAGTCCCGTTCCGCGGAGAGTATCGAGACGATCATCAAGAACTCGCGGGAAGACAATCACCTGGCGCAATGGGTGCGCAACTCGCACCAGATCCCGCCGCCGGATCACGAGGAGGCTCCGATCGAGGAATGGACGGCGGAGGAGCTGGCGGCGAGGGCTCCGAAGGAGAGCATCGGCGAATCGGACGGAGGTCAGAACACTCCGGCCGAGGAGGTCGTCACGGAGGTCGGGAACTCGGACGTGGAGCAGCAGAGCACCGCGTCGAGCGCGAGTCTCAGCACCGTCAAGTCCAACAGCGTGTCGACGAAGAAGAACGGCAGCCTGGGCTCGTCCAAAGAGAACTCGACGAGCTCCATCAACATCTGTCGAAGGTGTCACAG ATCGGGCTGCCCGACGCCGCCTTTGACGAGGGACCCGTTCTCGCCGCTGCCGCCGAAGATCTCGGTGGTGCCGCCGACGCCTGACCTCTGCACCAAGCACAGGCTGAGGAACGGGTTGTACGACAGTCCCGGTCGGAACAGTCCCAGCTACACTCCAGCCGACGGCAACACGGAGGATGGGAGCGAGGACGACCTCGACTGCGACGGTGAACCGCCTTACAG AGCGCTGAGAAGGTTCGGCACGATGAGCAGTCTGGATCAGGACGACGAGCTCGAGGAGCAGGGGGACGAGGAGAACCGCGATACCGAGTCTCCGCCGACGGGTCTGAGAGCCTGGACAGCCAGAGCGAGCAGCTACGTGGTCAGTAAAATGGTTTTGCTCGAGCAGCTGAGCGAAGGTGTCGGTGGATATCTTCTTCAGCCGCCGGTGCCACCGGAGAGAACGGAATACTCGTTGGACCCGAATGACGAGGAGGGAACGACATCCGGAGCTACCTCCGGTGATGATATCTGGGGAACGCCGACCTCCGGTGGTCCCGACGACGAGAGCTTCCCCGCGAGTTCGGTAATCATACAGACTATTTCAAGATCGTACGATACGTCGGCATTCGAAGGTACTGGCGCGAGCTCGAGCAAATGCCGATCG CCGCCGCCGAACGGCGCGGGCAACGCGGCCGGTTCCGGCGAGGACAACTACGGTTTGAACCTGTCCACGGAGGACGACGCCGACCAGGAGTCCGAGAACGAGGACTGCAGCCTGCCCGAGCTGAACATGGACCAGCTGCTCGGCAGCGGTAGCCTCAGCTCGCTCAGGTGTTTCCTGGGCAGGAGGAGGCTGGAGCCGCTCCCGGAGGAGGAGGACTCGCccggcagcgggaaggatcaaGTGGGATGGTGGTGA
- the PsGEF gene encoding protostome-specific GEF isoform X3: MLKWTVSRSLSANSSTPHGPPSLNKAPRRPFRDLSNTPPAAGTKTRNIPSQADENVAARTTPARRRRCRSHGSDLRTYFQATKPNLRPTKRQSMSRQPEKSSVTESFYQSTPRVDADIGPLTLFPAGSKCPTALTLPTDPALFMKSRAKNFQSDNELPQNIVNEARANLQSHVSDFFQQISMATSPEDVMESDSVPLAKNRLYSPSGEAKPKLPGSVKTAYLPKLARITKIHARCKTPYHTKNAAAVSPFKAKSHGQTPLAGKLSHLAIDQDLPKFENMDNTVTEVLNREQEMNFTGKTVAEILLGDAEERKKVLEGSREEENLTKSDHTYETIVEQEENAEDESARHNDSSVSSASQLLEDPSPMSWAFSSPPDELDGEFTLKRQRGIRRKRHRKDNEKMYEGKRAKRRLSSHSPSTSGQPPLSQDTLVEAVNPNVKKLALETDLDSTLDEKCAFAPKELFGGLDEPPKDEELGRKASSWELDSPKSTVTDDFHSSKSLLNSVSNTPEAPLVATVRRCLKFSPESEPPRPNCHGSIEIEYSVAGDQIHVRVIRCKDLRRAYEGPVHAYVKASLKNTNGEGVVKRTAVHRATPNPVFHETLILPCPASNNHCASKPTSLDIAVWHRDRRARRSELLGCMTLPLPLSQDKEATWHPLEPGTGRNTSSLYAGMPQDCGVSPPLSKDGEPDNNNSGGENLTYLRHLELEPIDPLTGLPLHPGFTARGGRTPCTVTRRLIRQTTANQVPWGFSLSWGRPPRVERVDPGSPAERSGLRPGDHVVFVDTTNVVTRPREEILGLIQAATNQLILEVYRKGGHVHSSMHRPSSMNVSLQQPVSGGQHAVAFNAEVFPNLAPDAPPEEELTVRETRYWGVLKSGHTRFMAPLAERRDVLSAADYLILFQNLDELLKISEEIRDEGGGVDSYLCRVPRITAAYRRYLSGLQRACCLLVALRRNTAFAKLVCEPAVPQKRRPDLTGVLLLPLEHYREMTRLLGLASPRNCQQARDLAQGYREATANAGVMEPPRDTGRPLLSLQEVESRLVFARCRPFTLAMPGRQWLFGGALAKVEGRARLQPSWALLLTDLLVFARVSRDRVLFVTEEPLRLSNVAEACFTVRKRPTEFRLQVAINPNGNNENGHVEVSNSGGCSPHSRPRRRVLVLRAPTPELKAVWHNLLQRQIIYVNTGYGGTPSQDSPEESPITGSNFATIRESTESSQTIRETPKPDEEKESRSAESIETIIKNSREDNHLAQWVRNSHQIPPPDHEEAPIEEWTAEELAARAPKESIGESDGGQNTPAEEVVTEVGNSDVEQQSTASSASLSTVKSNSVSTKKNGSLGSSKENSTSSINICRRCHRSGCPTPPLTRDPFSPLPPKISVVPPTPDLCTKHRLRNGLYDSPGRNSPSYTPADGNTEDGSEDDLDCDGEPPYRALRRFGTMSSLDQDDELEEQGDEENRDTESPPTGLRAWTARASSYVVSKMVLLEQLSEGVGGYLLQPPVPPERTEYSLDPNDEEGTTSGATSGDDIWGTPTSGGPDDESFPASSPPPNGAGNAAGSGEDNYGLNLSTEDDADQESENEDCSLPELNMDQLLGSGSLSSLRCFLGRRRLEPLPEEEDSPGSGKDQVGWW; encoded by the exons ATGCTGAAGTGGACGGTTTCGAGATCGTTGTCAGCGAACAGCTCGACGCCTCACGGCCCGCCTAGCCTGAACAAGGCGCCCCGCAGACCTTTTCGGGACTTGTCGAACACGCCTCCCGCAGCTGGGACCAAGACCAGGAACATACCTAGCCAGGCCGACGAGAACGTCGCGGCGAGGACCACGCCGGCTCGCAGGAGGAGATGCAGGAGCCACGGAAGCGATTTGAGAACCTACTTTCAG GCAACGAAGCCTAATCTGCGGCCGACGAAACGTCAGTCGATGTCACGGCAGCCGGAGAAATCATCGGTCACGGAGAGCTTCTATCAGAGCACGCCGCGGGTCGACGCCGACATTGGCCCGCTGACGCTGTTCCCCGCCGGCAGCAAATGCCCGACGGCTCTGACCCTGCCAACCGATCCCGCGCTTTTTATGAAGAGCAGAGCGAAAAACTTCCAGAGCGACAACGAGCTGCCGCAGAACATCGTGAACGAGGCCAGGGCGAACCTGCAGTCGCACGTCTCGGACTTCTTCCAGCAGATCTCGATGGCCACCAGCCCGGAGGACGTGATGGAGTCCGACTCCGTTCCCCTGGCGAAGAACAGGCTCTACTCCCCTAGCGGCGAGGCCAAGCCGAAGCTGCCCGGCTCCGTGAAGACCGCTTATCTGCCGAAACTGGCGAGGATCACGAAGATCCACGCGCGATGCAAGACGCCCTACCACACCAAGAACGCCGCGGCCGTCAGTCCTTTCAAAGCCAAGAGTCACGGCCAAACGCCGCTGGCTGGGAAACTCTCGCACTTGGCCATCGACCAGGATCTGCCTAAATTCGAAAATATGGACAACACCGTGACGGAGGTCCTCAACAG GGAGCAGGAGATGAATTTCACGGGGAAAACCGTGGCGGAGATCCTGCTGGGGGACGCGGAGGAGAGGAAGAAGGTGTTGGAAGGAAGCCGCGAGGAGGAGAACCTCACGAAATCGGACCACACGTACGAGACGATCGTCGAGCAAGAGGAGAACGCGGAGGACGAGTCGGCCCGCCACAACGACAGCTCGGTCTCCTCGGCTAGTCAGCTCCTGGAGGACCCGTCCCCCATGTCCTGGGCGTTCTCTTCTCCGCCCGACGAGCTGGACGGCGAGTTCACGTTGAAGAGGCAGCGGGGCATCCGGAGGAAGCGGCATCGCAAGGACAACGAGAAGATGTACGAGGGCAAGCGAGCGAAGAGGCGGCTGTCCAGCCACAGTCCCTCGACCAGCGGCCAACCACCGCTGTCCCAGGACACCCTGGTGGAAGCTGTGAATCCCAACGTGAAGAAGCTCGCCCTGGAAACCGACCTGGACTCGACTCTGGACGAGAAATGCGCGTTCGCGCCGAAAGAGCTGTTCGGCGGCCTCGACGAGCCGCCCAAGGACGAGGAGCTCGGCAGGAAAGCTAGCTCCTGGGAGCTGGACAGCCCGAAGTCGACGGTCACCGACGACTTTCACAGCTCGAAATCCTTGCTGAACTCGGTGTCGAACACGCCGGAGGCACCGCTGGTCGCGACCGTCAGGAGATGCTTGAAATTCAGCCCGGAGAGCGAGCCGCCGCGGCCGAACTGCCACGGCTCGATCGAGATCGAGTACTCCGTTGCGGGCGATCAGATACACGTCAGAG TGATACGGTGCAAGGACCTCAGGAGGGCATACGAGGGCCCGGTCCACGCTTACGTGAAGGCGAGCCTGAAGAACACGAACGGCGAGGGGGTGGTGAAGAGGACAGCGGTGCACAGGGCCACGCCGAATCCCGTTTTCCACGAGACCTTGATACTGCCCTGTCCGGCGAGCAACAATCACTGCGCCAGCAAGCCTACGTCCCTGGACATCGCGGTGTGGCACAGGGATCGTCGCGCAAG ACGTAGCGAACTGCTGGGCTGCATGACTCTGCCTCTACCGCTATCGCAGGACAAG GAAGCGACATGGCATCCGCTAGAACCAGGAACCGGACGAAACACGAGCAGTCTGTACGCGGGCATGCCGCAGGATTGCGGAGTCTCGCCGCCCCTGTCCAAGGACGGGGAACCAGATAATAATAATTCGGGAGGCGAGAACTTGACGTATCTGAGGCACCTCGAATTGGAACCGATCGATCCTTTGACCGGTTTACCGCTGCACCCGGGGTTCACGGCTAGAGGCGGCAGGACACCTTGCACCGTCACGAGGAGACTGATCAGACAGACGACAGCTAACCAG GTGCCATGGGGATTCTCGTTGTCCTGGGGAAGGCCGCCCCGCGTGGAGCGCGTGGACCCCGGCAGCCCGGCGGAGCGGTCCGGCCTGAGGCCAGGTGACCACGTAGTCTTCGTGGACACGACGAACGTGGTGACGCGGCCGCGGGAGGAGATCCTCGGCTTGATCCAGGCGGCCACGAATCAGCTGATTCTCGAGGTCTACCGGAAGGGAGGACACGTTCACTCGTCGATGCACCGACCCAGCTCGATGAACGTCAGCCTGCAGCAGCCGGTCTCCGGTGGACAGCACGCGGTCGCGTTCAACGCCGAG GTCTTCCCGAACCTGGCGCCCGACGCGCCGCCCGAGGAGGAGCTGACCGTCAGAGAGACGCGGTACTGGGGCGTGTTGAAGAGCGGGCACACGCGTTTCATGGCGCCGCTGGCCGAGAGGCGAGACGTCCTCTCCGCCGCGGACTACCTGATACTCTTCCAAAACCTGGACGAACTGCTCAAGATCTCCGAGGAGATACGCGACGAGGGCGGCGGGGTGGACAGTTACCTGTGCAGGGTCCCGCGAATCACCGCCGCCTACAGGAGATACCTGAGCGGCCTGCAACGGGCCTGCTGCCTTCTGGTCGCCCTCAGGAGGAACACGGCGTTCGCGAAACTCGTCTGCGAGCCCGCCGTTCCGCAGAAAAGGCGACCCGATCTGACGGGCGTACTGCTTCTGCCGCTGGAGCACTATAG AGAGATGACGAGACTGTTGGGACTGGCCTCGCCGAGGAACTGCCAGCAAGCGCGAGACCTCGCTCAGGGGTACAGGGAGGCGACGGCGAACGCCGGGGTCATGGAACCGCCCCGCGACACTGGCAGACCTTTGCTCAGCTTGCAGGAAGTCGAGTCCCGACTGGTCTTCGCGAGATGCAGACCATTCACCTTGGCGATGCCCGGAAGACAATG GCTGTTCGGGGGTGCGCTCGCGAAGGTCGAAGGCCGCGCCCGCCTGCAGCCCTCTTGGGCCCTGCTGCTGACCGACCTCCTGGTGTTCGCTCGCGTCTCCAGGGACCGCGTTCTGTTCGTGACCGAGGAGCCCCTGCGGCTGTCGAACGTCGCCGAGGCCTGCTTCACGGTCCGCAAGAGGCCGACCGAGTTCCGGCTGCAGGTCGCCATCAACCCGAACGGGAACAACGAGAACGGCCACGTGGAAGTGAGCAACAGCGGTGGCTGCAGCCCCCACAGTCGGCCGCGGAGGCGGGTGCTGGTTCTACGCGCTCCCACCCCGGAGCTGAAAGCCGTCTGGCACAACCTCCTTCAGCGGCAAAT AATCTATGTGAATACAGGATACGGGGGGACGCCGAGCCAGGACAGTCCGGAAGAGAGTCCGATCACTGGTAGCAATTTCGCCACCATTAGGGAGTCCACGGAAAGCTCGCAG ACCATCAGGGAAACGCCGAAGCCCGACGAGGAGAAGGAGTCCCGTTCCGCGGAGAGTATCGAGACGATCATCAAGAACTCGCGGGAAGACAATCACCTGGCGCAATGGGTGCGCAACTCGCACCAGATCCCGCCGCCGGATCACGAGGAGGCTCCGATCGAGGAATGGACGGCGGAGGAGCTGGCGGCGAGGGCTCCGAAGGAGAGCATCGGCGAATCGGACGGAGGTCAGAACACTCCGGCCGAGGAGGTCGTCACGGAGGTCGGGAACTCGGACGTGGAGCAGCAGAGCACCGCGTCGAGCGCGAGTCTCAGCACCGTCAAGTCCAACAGCGTGTCGACGAAGAAGAACGGCAGCCTGGGCTCGTCCAAAGAGAACTCGACGAGCTCCATCAACATCTGTCGAAGGTGTCACAG ATCGGGCTGCCCGACGCCGCCTTTGACGAGGGACCCGTTCTCGCCGCTGCCGCCGAAGATCTCGGTGGTGCCGCCGACGCCTGACCTCTGCACCAAGCACAGGCTGAGGAACGGGTTGTACGACAGTCCCGGTCGGAACAGTCCCAGCTACACTCCAGCCGACGGCAACACGGAGGATGGGAGCGAGGACGACCTCGACTGCGACGGTGAACCGCCTTACAG AGCGCTGAGAAGGTTCGGCACGATGAGCAGTCTGGATCAGGACGACGAGCTCGAGGAGCAGGGGGACGAGGAGAACCGCGATACCGAGTCTCCGCCGACGGGTCTGAGAGCCTGGACAGCCAGAGCGAGCAGCTACGTGGTCAGTAAAATGGTTTTGCTCGAGCAGCTGAGCGAAGGTGTCGGTGGATATCTTCTTCAGCCGCCGGTGCCACCGGAGAGAACGGAATACTCGTTGGACCCGAATGACGAGGAGGGAACGACATCCGGAGCTACCTCCGGTGATGATATCTGGGGAACGCCGACCTCCGGTGGTCCCGACGACGAGAGCTTCCCCGCGAGTTCG CCGCCGCCGAACGGCGCGGGCAACGCGGCCGGTTCCGGCGAGGACAACTACGGTTTGAACCTGTCCACGGAGGACGACGCCGACCAGGAGTCCGAGAACGAGGACTGCAGCCTGCCCGAGCTGAACATGGACCAGCTGCTCGGCAGCGGTAGCCTCAGCTCGCTCAGGTGTTTCCTGGGCAGGAGGAGGCTGGAGCCGCTCCCGGAGGAGGAGGACTCGCccggcagcgggaaggatcaaGTGGGATGGTGGTGA